In Pseudomonadota bacterium, the DNA window CCTGCGCAACCGGGCGGATGAGCGGCTGACCTTCGATTTGCAGACGAGCATTGCGGGCCTGCTCAAGTTCCGTGGCCGCACCGCGCAGGAAAAAGCCGAGCGGCTGATGCTGCGCTATTTTCAGTTCACGCGCGAGGTGGGTTCGCTGACCCGCATTTTCTGCGCGATGCTGGAAGAAGAAAACATGCGCACCCCGGCGACGCCGTTCCCGCAGCCGGCGTTGTCGCAGGCGCTGGGCAAGGATTTTATCCTCGATGGCGGTCGGGTCAATTTTGCAGATGGTTCGGATGTGGGTGCGTTGCCGTCGCTGGCGGTGGAGCTGTTTTATGTTGCGCAGCAAAACAGCCTCGATATTCACCCGCGGGCGCATTTGGCGATCACCCGTGCGCTGCCCACCATCACCCGCCAGCTGCCGTTTGAGGGCCGCGCCAACCAGCTGTTTCTGGATATACTTCTCGCCCCGAAGCCGCCTGACATCACCCTTCGGCGGATGAATGAAACCGGCGTGCTCGGCGCGTTGATCCCGGAGTTTGGCCGGATCACGGGCATGATGCAGTATGATGGGTATCACACCTACACGGTGGATGAACATACACTGGTGGCGGTAGGGAATCTGTTCACCATCGAGTCCGGCGCGTGGGTGAAGGAGATGCCGCTGGCGACGGCGGTGGCGCAGGAAACGTCCGACCGTGCGCCGCTTTACCTCGCCATGCTGTGCCATGATTTGGCGAAAGGGACTGGCGGTAGCCATGCGGAAAAAGGCGAGGGCATGGTGCAGCATATTGCAGCGCGGCTTGGCCTCAGCGTGGCGACGGCAGAGCTCGCCGGGTGGTTGGTGAAAAACCATTTGATGCTGAGTGAAACGGCGTTTAAGCGTGATCTGGATGACCCGAAAACCATTGAGGATTTTGTCGGCGTGGTGCAATCGCCCGAGCGGTTGCGTCTGCTGCTGCTGGTGACGGTGGCAGATATTAAGGCGGTGGGGCCGGTGATCTGGAATCGCTGGAAAGGCGCGCTGATGCGCGACCTCTATCACCGCGCGATGGTGCAGATGGGGGTGGGCATGGGCGAGCATGCGCCGCAGACCAGCATCCACGCCAAACTTATCAAGGAAGTGCCGCCGGAGATGGCGCAGGCGGCGGCGCATTTCATGGATGCGCAGCTGCCGCAAAGCTGGTGGTATCGCCCGCGCGAGGAGCAGGTGTCGAGCATCCGCGCCTATGCGATGTGGCGCGAGGCACCGCAAAAACCGGCACTGGTTATCACCCATGACAGCTACCGCGCGGTGAGCGAAATCACCTGCTGCATGGCTTATACGCCGGAGCTGTTTCGTACGCTGGCCGGGGTGATGGCGTGGATCGGCGCGAGCATTGTGTCGGCGCGCACCATGGTGCTGGCGGGCGGTGCGGCGGTGGCGACGCTGGGCATTCAGGACATTGAGGGCAATAGCTTTGTGGGCGAGCAGGAGCGGCTTGCGACGCTCGGGGCGCTGATTGAAAAAGGCGTCGCCGGGCAGCTTGATTTTGCGACCGAGCTGCCCAAGCGTCGCGTGCTTTCGCGCGGGCGGGATGTGAGTGTGGCGCCGTCGGTGTTTATCGACAATCAGGTGAGCGCGCAGGCGAGCGTGATCGAGGTGAATGCGCGCGACCGACTCGGGCTGCTGTATGACATATTGGGCGCACTCGCCCAGTGCCAGCTGCAGGTGATGACCGCCCATATCGCGACCTATGGCAAAAAGGCGGTGGATGTGTTTTATGTGAAGGATGCATATGGCATCAAAATTATCCATTACGCCAAACTCGCTGCGGTGCAGCGGGCGCTGCTGGATGCGTGCGGCAGTGAGGAGGGCGCATGAGTGAGTTACCGGAGTGGTTGGGCGAAGCGGCGCTGCAGCAATTTTTTGCGAGCACCAAAGCAGCGGGCGGTGAAGCCCGCGCCGTGGGCGGCTGTGTGCGCGATTTTCTGATCGGGCGCGAGGCGGGGGATGTGGATGTGGCAAGCACCCTGCCGCCGGAAAAAACAATCGACATTGCTGCGCAACATGGCTGGAAAGCAGTGCCCACCGGCATCGCCCATGGTACGGTGACGCTGGTGCTGCCGCAGCGTATTTTAGAAGTGACCACCTTGCGGCGCGATGTGGCCACCGACGGGCGGCATGCGACGGTGGCGTATACGGATAATTGGCAGGAAGACGCCGCGCGGCGTGATTTCACGATGAACGCGCTGTATATGGATGCGGCAGGGGAAATCACGGATTTTTTCAATGGGCGCACGGATATTACGGCGCAGCGCGTGTGTTTTATTGGCGATGCAGGCACGCGGATTGCGGAGGATGGCTTGCGCATGCTGCGCTATTTCCGCTTCCTCGCCAGCCATGGTAAACCCCCGGCGGATGAGGCGGCGCTTGCCGCGATTGCTGCGCATAAACACATGCTCACCGACCTTTCCGGCGAGCGGATCGCGGCGGAAATGCGTAAGTTGCTGACGGTGGAGAACCCTGCGTTTGCGCTGCGGTTGCTGCAGCAATCGGGAATCGCCCCTTTCATTTTCCCGTGCGAGATTATCCCGCAACGTATGATTCGGCTGCATATGCTGGAAGTGCAGGCCGGTTACCAAACGTCCGTCTGGGCGCGGCTGGTGGCGATTCTTCATTCTGCCTGTCATCCCGGCCTTGTGCCGGGATCCGGCGGTGAGGCATCTGCTNNNNNNNNNNGTCCACCGGCCGGATCCCGGCACAAGGCCGGGATGACAAGGTAAAAGGAATTGTGCCTTGGCTGGTCGAGCGCTGGAAACTGTCGCGTCACGAGGGCGACCAGTTGCGGTTGCTGACCGGGTTGCCGCCATTCGCGGCGGAGAGCCCGCGCCATGTTCACACGCGTTTGATTCGCCTGCATGGTGCACCAGCCTATCTCGATTGGTTGCTGACGCAAGCGGCGGCGCAGCCGGGCATGGCGCTTGCGCCCTATGTGGCGCTTGCGCATGAATTTGTGGTGCCTGTGTTTCCCGTCACGGCGAGCGACTTAATGGCGCGCGGCATGACGCAAGGCAAAGCGCTTGGCGATGCGCTCGCGGCATTGGAGAAGGTGTGGGAAGCGAGCGATTACACGCTGACGAAAGCCGCGCTGTTAACCGTGTAGCACGGCTGCGGCAATGGCTGAACGCGCCGCAAAAACCTATTCTTCCGTCGCATCCGGGTTGACGTAGTTCGCGCCTTCGGGGTTTTCTTCCAGGGCGTAACCGGCGCTGCGGACAGTGCGGATGAGGTCGGGCTGCTTGCCATCGTAGTTGAGGGCTTTGCGCAGGCGGCGGACATGCACATCGACCGTGCGTAGTTCGACATAAATATCGTGGCCCCAGACGGAATCGAGCAGCTGTTCGCGCGCGAAAACGCGGCCGGGATGTTCCATCAAATAGCGCAGCAGGCTGAATTCCGTGGGCGAGAGATGCACATCCGAACCGTCGCGCACCACTTTATGCGAGGTGAGGTCCATCGTGATGCCGGAGAACTCGAGCATTTTTTCCGAGAGCGATGGCCGAATGCGGCGGAATACCGCTTTGATGCGCGAGATCAGCTCGGGCGGGCTGAAGGGTTTGACCATGTAATCATCCGCGCCGGAATCAAGGCCGCGGATGCGGTCACCCTCTTCGCCACGGGCGGAGAGCATTATGATCGGGGTGTTTTTGAGGTCCTGGTTCCAGCGGATATGTTTGCACACTTCGACGCCGGTCATGCCGGGCAGCATCCAGTCGAGGACGATGATATCCGGACGGTGTTCTTTTACGAGGTTCACTGCCTCTTCGCCGTTGCCGGTCGAGAGGACGGCGTAACCCTCTTTTTCCAGGTTGTAGCGCAGCAGGGTGACGATGGCGACTTCATCCTCGACGATGAGGATTTTGGTCTTGGCATCGGATTTAATGGCGGCCATAGTCGTACTCCCACGTTACTTAGTATTTGATGACAGTGCGGCTTGCACGTCAACGGATTTTGCTTCATGTTCCTTGAGTTATAACCCGAAAACCTTAATGCATGGTTAAAGCGCCACAAATGAGCCAAAAATTATCACCAACCGTTAAGATTGCTTTAGACTTCGCACCGCTGGCGGTGTTTTTCCTCGCTTATAAGCTGGGCGGGGTGATGGCGGCGACCATTGCGCTGATGGTGGCCACCTGCATCAGCATGGGGGTGATTTATGCCGTGGAGCGCACGATTGCGCTGGCGCCGCTGATCTCCGGCGGGGTGGTGATGGTGATGGGCGGCCTCAGCATTGTGTTGCACGACCCGGCCTTTATTAAACTGAAACCGACGATTGTGAACCTCAGCTTTGCCGCGATCCTGCTCGGTGGGGTGGTGATCGGCAAACGCGGCCTGCTTAAATATGTGCTGGATGTGGCGTTTCATTTAACGGAAGAGGGCTGGCTGATATTGTCGCGGCGCTGGGGCTTTTTCTTCCTGTTCCTGGCGGCGCTGAACGAAGTGATCTGGCGCAATTTTTCGGAAGATTTCTGGGTGAACTTTAAGGTGTTCGGCATGTTCACCCTCACCATCGCCTTCGCGGTCATCCAGCTGAAGCTGGTGGAGAAGTATAAGCTGGCGGAGTAGTGTTGCGCCTTATTTAATCGCCCGCCAGGCGATGTCGCTGCGGCAGAAGCCTTCGGGCCAATCGATTTTTTTGATCGCTTCATAGGCCCGGCTGCGGGCTTGCTCGATGGTTTTTGCGGTGGCGACGATGTTGAGGACGCGACCGCCGATGGCCGTGATGGCATCGCCCACGCGTGCGGTGCCGGCATGCAGGATGGTGACACCCTCAACGGTCGCCGCATCGGCTAAACCACGGATGACGGTGCCTTTTTCGTAAGCGCCGGGATAGCCGTTGGCGGCCATGACGACGCAGATGGCGACATCATCCGAAAAGGAAAGATGCTGCGGCGCGAGCTGGCCTTGCGCGCAGCTCATCAGCAGCGCGGCGAGGTCGCCGGTGAAGCGCGCCAGCATGACTTGCGTTTCCGGATCGCCGAAGCGGCTGTTATATTCAATCAGCTTGGGCCCGGTTTTGGTGAGCATGAGACCTGCAAACAGCACGCCAATATAAGGAATGCCATCCGCCGCGAGGCCGCGCATGGTGGGCTCGATCATGCTGCGCATGACTTGCGCATCGATCTGGGGGGTCATGATGGGAGTGGGGGCATAGGTGCCCATGCCGCCGGTGTTGGGGCCGGTATCGCCATCGAAGGCGCGTTTGTGATCCTGCGCGCTGGAAAATTGGATGGCGCGCGTGCCATCGCAGATGGCGAAGAAACTGGCTTCCTCGCCGTCGAGGAATTCCTCGATGACGACGCGCGAACCGGCGGCACCGAAGGCGCCGTCGAAGCAATCGTCAATCGCATCGACCGCTTGTTTGGGGGTCATGGCGACGGTGACGCCTTTGCCGGCGGCGAGGCCATCGGCTTTGATGACGATGGGTGCGCCGTGCTCGTGGACATAGGCGAAGGCATCGGTGCGGTTGTCGAAGGTGGCATAACGCGCGGTGGGGATATTGGCGGCGTCGCAGAGTTTTTTGGTGAAGTCTTTCGACGCCTCAAGCTGCGCGCCTTTGGCGGAGGGGCCAAAAACGGCGATGCCCTCTGCGCGCAACTGGTCGGCAAGCCCATCGACCAGCGGTTGCTCGGGGCCGACGATGACCAGATCAATCGCGTTGGTTTGGCAATAGGCGAGCGTTGCATCGGCCGATGCGAGGGTGATGCAGGGCACGTCATCCGCGATGCCGGCATTGCCCGGTGCGCAGGCGATGGAGCGGGTGCTTGGGCTGCGCAGCAGGGCTTTCACCAGCGCATGTTCGCGGCCGCCTGAACCGATGACTAGTATTTTCATACCTTCTCCCTTGTCATTCCAGCGAAAGCTGGCATCCACCTTTTACTGTTTTATCTGGCGCTGTCACGCAGAAGATGGATTCCAGCTTTCGCTGGAATGACAAGAAAAAGAGCGCTAATGCTGGCCACATGAGTTTTGTCCATAACCAACCCGAATATAGTGTCAGCGAGATTGCGGGCCATGTGAAACGCATGGTTGAGGACACGTTCGGCCATGTGCGGGTGCGTGGCGAAGTGTCGAAAACCTCGATCAACGCGGCTTCCGGCCATTGTTATCTTTCGCTGAAGGACGACAAAGCGGTGCTCGATGCGGTGTGCTGGAAGGGCACCATGGCCAAGCTGGCGCACAAGCCGCAGGCCGGGATGGAGATGATCGCGACCGGCAAGCTCACCACCTATCCGGGCTCATCGAAATATCAGCTGGTGATTGAATCGCTGGAACCGGCCGGGGTGGGCGCGCTGATGGCGATGCTGGAGCAGCGCAAAAAAGCGCTGGAGGCCGAAGGGCTGTTCAGCGCCGAGCGCAAGCAGCCGCTGCCATTTTTGCCCGAAGTGATCGGCATTGTGACCTCGCCCACGGGCGCCGTGATCCGCGATATATTACACCGGTTGGCGGACCGGTTTCCGCGGCAGGTGCTGCTGTGGCCGGTGCCGGTGCAAGGGCAGGGCGCGGCCGAAAAAATCGCGGCGGCGATTGATGGGTTCAACGCGATGGATGGCCGCCGTCCGGATGTGATTATTGTGGCGCGTGGGGGTGGGTCGATTGAGGATCTGTGGGCGTTTAACGAGGAGATCGTGGTGCGTGCCGCGGCGGCGTCGCATATCCCGCTTATCTCGGCGGTGGGGCATGAGACGGATACGACGCTGATCGATTTTGCGGCGGATAAACGTGCCCCTACACCGACGGCGGCGGCAGAGCTGGCGGTGCCGGTGCGCAGCGAATTGCTGTCGCGCATGGAGCAGCTTCATGCAGCAAAAAACACGGCCATGCGTAAATTTCTGGCATTTAATGCTGAGCGGATTGAAGGCCTCGCACGCGGGTTGCCGCGGCCGCAGCAATTGGTCGCGGGCATGGCGCAGGCGCTGGATGGGATGACGGAGCGGCTCACCAATGCCCTGCCGCGCCTGCTGCAGGCGCGTGAAGATCGGCTGCAACGGATTGCCGCCGGGCTGAGCCCCCAATTGCTGCGCGAAATGCTGCGGCGTGAGCAACAGCGGGTGCAGCATATTGGTGCGATGTTGGAGTCGCTGAACGTGCTTAGCGTGCTGAAGCGCGGCTTCGCGCTGGTGAAAGATAAAAGCGGCACGGTGATGAAAGCGGCCGCTCAGCTGCCTGCAAACGGCGCGTTGGTGCTGCAGTTCCATGATGGTGAGGCGGCGGTGCAGGTGGGGTCCGGCAAACCGGCAGCGGCAAAACCGCGCAGCAACCAACAACCGCCGCAGCCGGGATTGTTTGATGACTAGCTAGATGCCCGCGCCGAGCTGGAAAATATGCTTCAGCTTGCGCGAAAGTTTTGCGGTTAGCCACAGCGAAACAATCATGCCAATAAGGGGCAGGCCGATCAGCGGAAGGCTATAGTTGACGAGGCTGACGGCATCCATATGGGCAAGCCAACTGGTGAATAACTGCATGTAGACTTCGATGATGTAGAACACGTCCAGCAGCTTGCCGCTGAGCGGGTGGATTTTGTCGCCTTTGCTGTAAATAATATAGGCCGCACCGACGATGCCGCCATAGATCGGGGCGAGAAGCGTGACGAACAGCACGAACGGGCTGAAGATCGCCAGCAGGAATAAGAAGAAAGGGTTCATAGGCTTATTTTCCTCAATGCCCGATCAAAAATCAAGCGCGGTGTTAGGCGAGATGCGTATGCATGAATTGCTCAACCGCGCGGCGATCCTCGAAGACCAGCTCGACGGGCAGCACACTGACGGTATCGCGCAAGGCAGGCGGGAGCTTGACGGCGTCTTTCTCGGTGGTGATGAGGCGTGCGCCGTGGGCCTGCGCGCTGGCGGCAAGCATGGCAAAATCGGCGCCGTCATAGGCATGGTGGTCGGGGAAGGCGTGGGTGGCGGCAAGCGGTGCGCCGAGTGTGCGCAAGGTGGTGAAAAATTTCTCCGGGCGGCCGATGCCGGCGAAGGCGACCCAGCGGTTGGCGTGCAGGAAGCTGGTGTCGGCGACGGGTTGTAGCGCGGCGCGAAACACCGGCAGGGAAATTTCGGCGGCGAGGCGTTGGGTGTCGTCACCAATGATAATGACGGCGTGGCAACGGCTGAGGGCGGCGACGAGCGGCTCGCGCAGGGGGCCTGCGGGCAGCATGCGGCCATTGCCGATGCCGAAGGGGCCATCGATCACCAGCAGTGAAATATCTTTATGCAGGCGGTGATGCTGCAGCGCATCGTCGCAAATGAGCAGGGTGGCACCCGCTTTGGTGGCGGCGCGGGCGGAGGCGATGCGGTCGCGGCCGACCCAGGTGGGGCCGACGCGGGCGAGCAGCAGCGCTTCGTCGCCGACGCTGCGCCAGTCATCGGCATCGGTGACGCGGTGGGCGGTGAGGTGCGCCTGCGCTTTGTAGCCGCGGGTGAGCACATGCGGGATGGCACCGATGTCGTAAAGCATGGGGGCGAGGGCGAGGGCGGTGGGGGTTTTACCCGCGCCACCGGCGGTGACGTTGCCGATGGAGAGAACCTTCAGGCTGGCATGTTCGGGCATGGTGGTGCGGCGGTCGCACCAGGCACCGAAGCGGTATGCCAACGCGGCGGGTGCGAGCAGGCGGCTGAGCAGGGAATCGGTTTTCCAGAAATGGGGTGTTTTCATGGGGTGCTTCCTTGCAGCAGGGCGCTGCATTCGCGGGCGATGATGGCGCTGGCACCGCGGGCGTTTTCGACCGTGGCGCGGGCGTTGGTGGCAAGCGTGCGGCGGGCGGCATCGTCGCCCAGCAACTCGCGGATGGCGATGGCGAGCGCGGCTTTATCGGCAACGATGCGCAGGCCACCGGCCTGCTGCACATGCTGCATGATGGCGGCGAAATTATGGGTGTGCGGGCCGCTGAGCAGCGCGTTGCCAAGCCGTGCCGGTTCGAGTGGGTTCTGCCCACCATGGGCGACCAGCGAGCCGCCGATGAAGACCAGCTCAGCGACGCGATAGAAGCTGCCAAGCTCGCCCATCGTATCCGCCAAATACATCGCGGTGGTGGGGGTGATGGGCTCATGCTTGCTGCGTTGGGCGACGGAAATATTTTGCGCGCGCAGGTCGGCGGCGATGGTGTCGCCACGGCTGGCATGGCGCGGCACGATGATGGTCAGCAACGTGGGAAATGCCTGCGCCACGATCGCATGCGCTTCGGCGATTTGCTGCTCCTCGTTGGCATGGGTGCTGGCGGCGACAACGATGCGGCGATCGGCACCGGCGGCGTTCAGCTCGGCGATGAGTGTTTCATCGATAGGTAAGGTGGCGGCGTCGTATTTCAGGTTGCCGATATTTTTTACATCGCGCGCACCAAGGGCGGTGAGGCGGGCGGCATCATCATCGGAACCGGCATAGATGGCGGTGAAGCCATGCAACAGGCTTTGGATGGTGGCGGGCCAGCGCTGCCAGCTGCGCAGCGAGCGGGCGGAAAGCCGGGCGTTGATAAGCAGCATCGGCACTTCGCGCGCCTGGGTTTGCCAAACGAGTTGCGGCCATAATTCGGATTCGATCCAGAGGGCGAGATCCGGCTGCCAATGCTGCAGGAAACGGGCGACGGCGGGTGCGGTATCGACCGGGATAAACTGATGGATGGTGCGCGGCAAATGCTGTTGCGCAACCAGCGCGGCGGAGGTGACAGTGCCGGTGGTGATGAGCAGATGGATCGCCGGGTGCGCATCCAGCAGGCTGCGCATGAGGGCAAGGATAGATTGGGTTTCGCCGACACTGGCCGCATGCAGCCAGACGACGCGGCCCGCCGGGCGTGGCAGCGCCGCATGGCCGAAGCGCTCGCCCATGCGTGCGGCGTCTTCCTTGCCGCGTTTGGCGCGGCGCTTGAGCCAGAGGCGCAATGCCGGGGTGATGGCGATGCCGAGCGCCGCATAGGCTGCGCGGATGGGCGCGGTGCCTGCCATTACGCCGCACCGTGCTGGTGGTAGAGCTGGTTCATGGTGCGGTAGGTGGCACTGGTTTCAAGCAGCTGGTGATGGGTGCCCTGCGCGGCGATACCGCCGCCTTCGAGCACGAGGATGAGGTCGGCATCCTGAATGGTGGTCAGGCGGTGGGCGATGACAAGCGTGGTGCGCCCGTGCATGAGCACGGTGAGCGCTTCCTGCACCGCGCGTTCGGAGGCGGTGTCGAGCGCGCTGGTGGCTTCATCCAGCAGCAGGATGGGTGCGTTTTTCAGGATGGCGCGGGCAATCGAAATGCGCTGGCGCTGGCCGCCGGAAAGCTTGACGCCCTGCGGGCCGATCTGGGTGTCATAGCCCTGCGGCATGGCGAGGATGAATTCGTGGGCATGCGCTTTTTTTGCGGCGGCGATGACTTGCTCGTCGCTGGCGCCAAGCAGGCCGTAGGCGATGTTGGCACGCACGGTATCGTTGAACAGCACGATGTCCTGGCTGACGAGCGAGAGGGTGTTGCGCAGGGAATTGATGGTGACATCGCGCACATCCACCCCATCGATGGTGATGCGGCCGTGCTGCAGCTCGTAAAAGCGCAGCAGCAAATTCATGATGGTGGTTTTGCCCGCGCCGGAAGCGCCGACGAGCGCAACGGTTTTGCCTGCAGGCACGCGGAAGCTGAGGTCGCTGACGCCGCCGCTGCCGGTGGCGTAACGGAAGCTGGCCTGCTCGAACGCGATGTCGCCGTTGGTGACGGTGAGGGTGGCGGCATCCGCGCGGTCCATGATGGTGGGTTTGGTGTCGATCACGGAGTAAAAACGCTCGGCGGCGGCCATGCCGCTTTGCAATTGTGTGTTGAGCCCGGCGATGATTTTGATCGGTCGGTAGACTAGCAGCATGGCGGTGAAGAAGGAGAGGAAATCCCCGGCGGTGAGGTGGTGTTCTTGCGCCTGAATGCCGCCATACCAGATCACCAGCGCACCGGCGACGCCGCTGATGAAACCGATGATCGGGCTGGGTGCTGATTCGATCCGCGCGGTGCGGTAATACATGCGAAACATCTGGCCGATGCTGGTGCGGGCGCGTTCGATCTCGAAATCCTCGCGCGCGTAGGCTTTCACCATGCGCACGCCCTGGAAGGTGTCATCCAGCTGGGCGGTGAAATCGGCGAGTTGGGATTGGGTGGCATCCGTGACTTTGCGCATGCGGCGGCCAAGGCGGGTGATGGGCAGCACCGCGAAAATAATGACGCCAAAGGCGATCAGCGACAGGCCCACACTTTGCCAGAACATAAGCGCGAGCAGGAACAGCGCGGTGCAGCTTTCTTTGATCATGCCGGTGATGACTTCGCTGACCGAGCGGCGCATGAGCATGATGTCGTTGGTCATGCGCGAGATCAGGCGGCCGGTGGATTGGTCGTGAAAGACGGTGATATCCGCATGCATCAGGTGGGTGAACAAATCCGACTGCATGTCGCTGACGACTTTCTGGCCGACATATTTAAGGGCGAGCGACTGGCCATAATCGCCGACGGCGGCGCAGAAGGCAATGGCCACCAGCGCCACCGGCAGGATGACGAGCGCCGCACGGTCGCTGTTCACGAAAATTTCGTCGATGATCGGTTTCATCAGCCATGCCTGCAGCGCGGTGCCGGCGGCCATCACCAGCATGCAGATGCCGCCGAGCACGAGGATGCGGCGGTACTGCCAGACATATTGCCTGAGCAGGCGCTTATAGAGACGGGCGGATGGGCCTTGGAAGAGAGCCATATCAGTTTCCTGCGATGGTCATGCGGGGGACGGCGAGCGTCGGCACGTTGGTGGCGTAATGGAAGGTGAGGTCATCCGCGGCGACCAGCTCGCGGAAGATGTCGCGCAGGTTGCCGGCGATGGTGACTTCGCTGACGGCAAAGGCGCGTACGCCCCCTTCCAGCCAGAAGCCGGAGGCGCCGACGGAATAATCGCCGGTGATGAGGTTGACGCCGTGGCCGATGGTTTCGGTGACGTAAAACCCATCCCCCATCTGCGCAAACAGTTCGGCGGGTGATTGGTTGCCGCCATGCAGGTAGAGGTTGCTGGTCGATGGGTTAGGCGCGCTGGCAAGGCCGCGCGAGGCGTGGCCGGTGGTTTTTAGGCCCAGCTGGTTGGCGCAGCGTGTGTCGAGCACCCAGGAGGTGAGGCGGCCTGCATCGATGAAATCAAATTTTTTGGCGGCGATGCCTTCGACATCGAACGGGCGCGAGGCGAGGCCTTGCGCGCGCAGCGGGTCATCGGTGATGGTGATGCGGTTGTTGAATACCTGAGTGCCGAGCGCGTCTTTCAGGAAGCTGGTGCCGCGGGTGATGGCGGCGCCGGAAATGGCGCCGGCGAAGGCGCTGAGGAACTGGCGGCCGACGCGTGGCTCGAAATAAACGACTGCTTGCTGCGAGGGCACTTTGCGCGGGTTCATCCGCGCGATGGCGCGGGTGGCGGCGGAAGTGCCGATGCTGGCGGCGCTGGGTAAATCGCGGTAGCGCGTGGTCATGGCGTAATCGTAATCGCGCTGCATGCTGTCGCCGCTGCCAGCGATGAGCGAGGCGGAAACGGCGTAGCGCGCGACGCTGTAATGGCCGGTGAAACCGTGCGAGGTGGCAAGTGCGATGCTGGTGCGTGAGGCGCTGGCATCGCCGCCTTCGCTGTTGGTAATGCCGCTGACGGCGCGGCCCGCTTCCTCAGCCTCGCGCGCAGCATGTTGCAGGGCGGTGATGTCGGGCAATGTGTCATCTGCCGCATCGAGCTTAGGATAATCGTGGGCGAGGTCGGCGGCGGGGGCGAGCGTCGCATAAGGATCCGCAGGCGCGGCGCGGGCGATGGCGACGGCGGTGGTGGCGAGGTTGGTGAGCGCATCGGCGCTGACATCCGAGGTGGAAAGCGTGGCATAGGACGCGCCGACAAACACGCGCAGGCCGATGCCGCGCGATTCTGCACGCTCGATGGTTTCGGGCGCGCCGTTGCGGATTCCGGCATTGACCTCGGCGCTGGTGATGGCCAGGGCATCCGCCCCATCGGCACCGGCCCTCGTCGCCGCTTCGACCGCGCGGGCCGCCAGCGCGATGAGCGCATCGTTATCCATGGCTGGGCCGTGTGAGGAACAGTTGATACAGTGAAATGGCAGCAGCGTTGCTGACATTCAGGCTTTCCATGTTGCGGCCCATCGGCAGGCGGGCGCGCTCGTCGCACACTTCGGCGGTGAGGCGGCGCATGCCTTTGCCTTCCGCGCCGAGCACGATCACGGTTTTGGGGAAATGTTTGATGTCCGAAAGCAGTTTGGTTGCTTCGCCTTCGAGGCCGATGATCCACCAGCCGGCGTCCTTCAGCTCGCGCATGGCGCTGGCGAGGTTGGTGACCTGCACGCGCTTGACCATATCGAGCGCACCGCAGGCGGCTTTGGCCATCGCCGGGGTTTCCGGCGCGCTGTGGTCTTTGGGGAAGATGACGGCGACAGCGTCATACGCCGCGGCGCTGCGCATGATAGCGCCGACATTCTGCGGGTCGCTGACCTGATCGAGGATGACGATCGGGCCGCTGGGTTTGTCGATATGGATAATATCTTCGAGCGTGTAGGGCTCCAGCGGCCGCACTTCGGCGCCGATGCCCTGATGGACGGCCTCCGCGCCGAGGATGCGGTCGATCTCGCGCGGTTCCATAATATGGGGGTTGGGCAGTTTGCGCGCGGGCATCACCAGCCGTTCGGCAGCGGTGTTGCTGGCGACAATGCGGATGACGCTGCGCTCGGGATTGGCCAGCGCGGCGTTGACT includes these proteins:
- a CDS encoding CCA tRNA nucleotidyltransferase, with amino-acid sequence MSELPEWLGEAALQQFFASTKAAGGEARAVGGCVRDFLIGREAGDVDVASTLPPEKTIDIAAQHGWKAVPTGIAHGTVTLVLPQRILEVTTLRRDVATDGRHATVAYTDNWQEDAARRDFTMNALYMDAAGEITDFFNGRTDITAQRVCFIGDAGTRIAEDGLRMLRYFRFLASHGKPPADEAALAAIAAHKHMLTDLSGERIAAEMRKLLTVENPAFALRLLQQSGIAPFIFPCEIIPQRMIRLHMLEVQAGYQTSVWARLVAILHSACHPGLVPGSGGEASA
- the phoB gene encoding phosphate regulon transcriptional regulator PhoB codes for the protein MAAIKSDAKTKILIVEDEVAIVTLLRYNLEKEGYAVLSTGNGEEAVNLVKEHRPDIIVLDWMLPGMTGVEVCKHIRWNQDLKNTPIIMLSARGEEGDRIRGLDSGADDYMVKPFSPPELISRIKAVFRRIRPSLSEKMLEFSGITMDLTSHKVVRDGSDVHLSPTEFSLLRYLMEHPGRVFAREQLLDSVWGHDIYVELRTVDVHVRRLRKALNYDGKQPDLIRTVRSAGYALEENPEGANYVNPDATEE
- a CDS encoding septation protein A, whose amino-acid sequence is MSQKLSPTVKIALDFAPLAVFFLAYKLGGVMAATIALMVATCISMGVIYAVERTIALAPLISGGVVMVMGGLSIVLHDPAFIKLKPTIVNLSFAAILLGGVVIGKRGLLKYVLDVAFHLTEEGWLILSRRWGFFFLFLAALNEVIWRNFSEDFWVNFKVFGMFTLTIAFAVIQLKLVEKYKLAE
- the purD gene encoding phosphoribosylamine--glycine ligase, which translates into the protein MKILVIGSGGREHALVKALLRSPSTRSIACAPGNAGIADDVPCITLASADATLAYCQTNAIDLVIVGPEQPLVDGLADQLRAEGIAVFGPSAKGAQLEASKDFTKKLCDAANIPTARYATFDNRTDAFAYVHEHGAPIVIKADGLAAGKGVTVAMTPKQAVDAIDDCFDGAFGAAGSRVVIEEFLDGEEASFFAICDGTRAIQFSSAQDHKRAFDGDTGPNTGGMGTYAPTPIMTPQIDAQVMRSMIEPTMRGLAADGIPYIGVLFAGLMLTKTGPKLIEYNSRFGDPETQVMLARFTGDLAALLMSCAQGQLAPQHLSFSDDVAICVVMAANGYPGAYEKGTVIRGLADAATVEGVTILHAGTARVGDAITAIGGRVLNIVATAKTIEQARSRAYEAIKKIDWPEGFCRSDIAWRAIK
- the glnD gene encoding [protein-PII] uridylyltransferase; this translates as MRSQTLSVEPPAAALARYQQARAAAIGQFSRVSRIQPLWNSLTSSTDALLAQVVAGADLTLIAVGGYGRRELFPFSDVDVLLLVHGDGSPQAQEAIARVLQQLWDMHIAVSHATRTLEETIGAAREDSSIAAALMDARYIAGQRAPYLALKKRLRAEVVGQNPREFVAAKLNERTRRHSKWGDSRFMLEPNVKESKGGLRDLHTLTWLARYCYHVSKPAELVRSELLTPAEWRHYRQAYLFFATVRAHMHILRNRADERLTFDLQTSIAGLLKFRGRTAQEKAERLMLRYFQFTREVGSLTRIFCAMLEEENMRTPATPFPQPALSQALGKDFILDGGRVNFADGSDVGALPSLAVELFYVAQQNSLDIHPRAHLAITRALPTITRQLPFEGRANQLFLDILLAPKPPDITLRRMNETGVLGALIPEFGRITGMMQYDGYHTYTVDEHTLVAVGNLFTIESGAWVKEMPLATAVAQETSDRAPLYLAMLCHDLAKGTGGSHAEKGEGMVQHIAARLGLSVATAELAGWLVKNHLMLSETAFKRDLDDPKTIEDFVGVVQSPERLRLLLLVTVADIKAVGPVIWNRWKGALMRDLYHRAMVQMGVGMGEHAPQTSIHAKLIKEVPPEMAQAAAHFMDAQLPQSWWYRPREEQVSSIRAYAMWREAPQKPALVITHDSYRAVSEITCCMAYTPELFRTLAGVMAWIGASIVSARTMVLAGGAAVATLGIQDIEGNSFVGEQERLATLGALIEKGVAGQLDFATELPKRRVLSRGRDVSVAPSVFIDNQVSAQASVIEVNARDRLGLLYDILGALAQCQLQVMTAHIATYGKKAVDVFYVKDAYGIKIIHYAKLAAVQRALLDACGSEEGA